The DNA window TCGTCGGCGTCCTGTTGCTGGCGATGGGAGCCCTGCCGAGCTACCTCCGGAGCGGTGACCCCTACTACATGACCGCGACGCCCGTCGGCGAGGTCGATAACGGTACCGCGAACGCGACGGGCGGGACCACCGCCACGCCAACCGCCGCGACAGCCAGCACAGAGAACACGAGCGTCGTCGACGCGGGGACTCTCTCCGAGCGGCGCTACCCCTACACCACGGAAGCGCTGGAAAACGCGACAGACGATAGCGCGGGCCAGTCGACGGCCTACTACCGGGGGCCGGTCGGCATCAAGGGCGCCTTTACCCACTCGCCGTTCGACGAGTACGACTCACTCGCCCAGCAGTACCCCGCGGCCGTCGACGGTGACGCCGTCCGCGTGAGCCACGACGGAACCGTTTACCGGCTGGCGGTGACACAGACCCCATGAGCCGCGACCCGACCCACGAGTGGCCCGTCCTCGAAAGCACGGCCGAGTACGAGACCGGCTGGTACACCGGCGGCTACGACCGCGTGCGCCAGCCCGACGGCTCCGAGAAACAGTACTACTGGGCCGACTTGCCCGACGCCGTCGTCGTCGTCGCCCGCACCGGCGACGAACTGGTCCTGGTCGACCAGTACCGCCCCACCATCCGCCAGCAGTGTCTCGAACTCCCCGCCGGCATCGTCGAAGACGGCGAGTCCTACACCACCGCCGGCGCTCGGGAACTGCGCGAGGAGACCGGCTTCGAACCGTCGGGCGTCTCGCTGTTGGAGTCGTTCGACTGTGCGACCGGCGTCCTGCGCCATCGCCGGGGTATCGTCTTCGCCGAGGGGCTCACCCCGACCGACCAGGAACTCGACGACAACGAGTTCCTCTCGGTGACCACGGTCCCCATCGACGACGCGCTCGACGTCGCCCGGCGCGAACCGGCCAACGACGCCACTATCGAGGGTGTGTTGCTGGCACAGGCCGAGGGGCTCATCTGATTTCGGGCTGTCCTGACTTGTCGTCCGTCGTGTCCGGTTCCAGCGAGTCCACCGGCGCCGTGACCTCACAAACCGCAAGCGGCTAATGTGTTCACTGTCCTATCGTTCGTTCATGGACGGCGAAATCGGGAACGAAGAGATGCGAGAGCTTCTGGACGCGGACGGCACGGAGATAATCGACATCCGCTCCCCGGCGGCGTTCCGGCGGGGCCACATCCCCGGTAGCGAGAACGTCCCGCTGCCCTCGCTGGTCGACAGCGTCGAGCAGTTCGACGACGCCGAGCGGGTCGTGACGGTCTGTCCGAAGGGGAAATCCAGCGTCCAGGCCGCTCGTCTCATCGCCTCTTACGAGGGGTTCGACGGCCGGGTTGAGAGCTTCGAACCGGGGCTGACGGGCTGGGACGGCGGATTCGCCGAGGGCGACGGGGCGGCCAGCGACGGCGGTAGCGAAGGGGCTGGCGCCGACTCGACGCCAGCCGACGAAGGTCCGGACGCTCCGTTCTGAAGGCCCGTTCCGAGCGCGCCGGTCGCAGATGGGCCACTCTATACTCTATTGGGGGGTGTTTCGTCAGCAACGCGAGGCCGAACAGAACCGGCGTTATCTGTCGGTTCTCCACGCGAACTGTGGGGGTCGGCCAGCTCACCGAAGTTCGGTCAGCCGGCTGCCCAGCACCTCCCGAATCGCGCCGCTGTCCCCACCGATACGGAGTATCTGATAGCCGGCGTCGATAGCCGCCTGGGCCGCCATCG is part of the Haloarcula salinisoli genome and encodes:
- a CDS encoding NUDIX hydrolase — protein: MSRDPTHEWPVLESTAEYETGWYTGGYDRVRQPDGSEKQYYWADLPDAVVVVARTGDELVLVDQYRPTIRQQCLELPAGIVEDGESYTTAGARELREETGFEPSGVSLLESFDCATGVLRHRRGIVFAEGLTPTDQELDDNEFLSVTTVPIDDALDVARREPANDATIEGVLLAQAEGLI
- a CDS encoding rhodanese-like domain-containing protein produces the protein MDGEIGNEEMRELLDADGTEIIDIRSPAAFRRGHIPGSENVPLPSLVDSVEQFDDAERVVTVCPKGKSSVQAARLIASYEGFDGRVESFEPGLTGWDGGFAEGDGAASDGGSEGAGADSTPADEGPDAPF